From a region of the Narcine bancroftii isolate sNarBan1 chromosome 5, sNarBan1.hap1, whole genome shotgun sequence genome:
- the LOC138763507 gene encoding coiled-coil domain-containing protein 190 → MQRLKLHILEGEVTRRLEAERRESKRAEARLQNGLHDLEDARFYSINQMMKEQRRIQKDLIRIKNGYSKKKIGSSFGRLCPDYKMPAKETPGCDNKALSTKPVAKDGSFILASERIRAQNSSPVKPGRIEMLASVSRALQIQINDFLSQLSDEGEGKANEQAGAEEDRALMSPNAGQQRTLAPIDVANLSGLTLSTAKSSGKPAHPVIASASRNKAAEVTDNCKKSCNAIGNQSNPKQVKARPSTSNLQRDSSSDPCEFYAPDGLPRTVHTMPNFHEAFAEARKARYIRHRSKPERELSISDVFRKRGSSTQSGPTEKVQTVQSNSSAGKRQDEKEIPETQ, encoded by the exons ATGCAACGCCTTAAGTTGCACATTTTAGAGGGAGAGGTAACTAGACGACTGGAGGCAGAGAGGCGTGAATCCAAACGAGCAGAGGCCAGACTCCAGAATGGACTCCATGACTTGGAGGATGCAAGGTTTTATTCAATCAACCAAATGATGAAGGAACAGAGGCGCATCCAGAAAGACCTTATAAGGATAAAAAACG gGTATTCTAAGAAGAAGATTGGAAGCAGTTTCGGAAGGCTATGCCCAGATTATAAAATGCCAGCCAAAGAAACCCCTGGCTGTGACAACAAAGCTTTATCCACCAAACCTGTCGCAAAGGATGGAAGTTTCATCTTGGCATCAGAACGAATCAG GGCGCAGAACTCCTCCCCAGTGAAGCCTGGGAGGATTGAAATGCTGGCCAGCGTCTCTCGTGCTTTGCAGATACAGATCAATGATTTTCTCAGCCAACTGAGTGATGAAGGGGAAGGAAAGGCCAATGAACAGGCAGGAGCTGAAGAAGACCGTGCGCTCATGTCACCCAATGCTGGCCAGCAGAGAACCCTAGCACCAATTGATGTGGCCAACCTGTCGGGCTTAACACTAAGCACCGCCAAGAGCTCTGGCAAACCTGCACATCCAGTGATAGCCAGTGCAAGCAGAAATAAAGCAGCAGAGGTGACGGACAACTGCAAGAAGAGTTGCAACGCAATCGGCAACCAGTCAAACCCAAAGCAAGTCAAAGCCAGGCCGTCCACCAGCAACCTGCAGCGGGATAGCTCCTCTGACCCTTGCGAGTTTTATGCTCCAGATGGCTTGCCCAGAACTGTGCACACAATGCCCAATTTCCATGAGGCCTTTGCAGAAGCAAGGAAGGCACGGTACATCAGACATCGAAGCAAACCTGAGAGGGAGCTGTCAATCAGCGATGTGTTTCGGAAACGAGGCAGCTCAACCCAAAGTGGCCCCACTGAGAAGGTGCAAACTGTCCAGAGCAATAGCTCTGCAGGAAAAAGACAAGATGAGAAAGAAATTCCTGAAACTCAgtga